From the Debaryomyces hansenii CBS767 chromosome F complete sequence genome, the window tcaaagAGACCTTACCAGATACAGATACATGAATGTTGGCTAATCTAACATCATTATGCGAAATACCTAACAGGTGGAGCTCTTCGAGCCTCAATTTGATAGTTTTGTGCACCTTGTGCTTATCCCATTCTTTCATTGGGATTTCTCTCCCtagatattcaaatatatgcatcGGATGGTCTGGAAGACCATTCCAATAACCTGATTTAAATAGCTTTGGAAAATTGGATGCAAATTGTGATTTCCCAAgtttttcattaatctcaagttcattgaagaatgcGTCATAATACTCATGCAGATCTGGAATGCTAAAGCATGTCAAACCTTCCTCTGCCCATAACTGACGAGAGTAATAATACAATTTGGTGAACACTGTGGGTGGAAGCTTCAAATCCGGATAACGTTTTGGGGTATTGTGCATAATTCGACAACATGCGTAACCATTATAGGTATCATTATCAGAATCTTCCTTGTATGGGTCCTTTTTTCCTTTGCCAGAAAAATTCCCCGACGATTGGCTTTCATCTCTAGGAAGCACATTTTCAAATGGGTCCTGTTTTGTTGGTTCCTTGGTTACACCAAAACATTTTGCTATTCTATCTTTTGTAGCAAGGGCGTCTTCTACATCCTTGTAGAAAAACCCCGCTATTGCAGACTTTAGAGTAATGCCATTTGCAACAGTTTCTGGATCATCAATTACGTAGTAGTCTATAGTCATTTTATCATTCacaatttcatatttaaaaaaCCCTGAGAATGTTTGGTAGTctgaaataaaaattctATCGGTGCCACAGAGGAACGcttgataaagatatttCCTTAGAACCAAAGCAAAGAAAACCCTAGGGGACCATTCTTTATCTAAAAAGAAGGGCAGGCTTTTCAGCGGCTCCAACCGATTTGTTTCCAATAGAGTTTGCTTCAGGTCTTTTATAGTCATTCTTAAGTCTTCAAGCCCAAGAGCCAAGCCATGGTTCCTTTGGTTATAATCGCCTATGGCGAAACAAATTTCTGGGGTTTGCGGATCTTTAAATGACCCCCTATGCAAAACATGAGCTATATTCGTCTTAAATACACTTTTCTTATCTAAATGTGATCTAATCATTAGCGACTCACCAAAATAGTTGCTTGTACCACATAGgatataaaaaatttcactaaAGCTTGGAATTATACTTTTATTGAAGCACTCTGTATACAAGTGGCTAGCACGTACGGCAGGATAACGGTAATCTCGTTCTAAAAGAGGAAAATTAACATCTGATCTTTTAATTGCATTATCAAGTGGACCAAGGTAGCTatctttgaattcatcaccACTAATCTCTCTGAATTCCGCCATCATCA encodes:
- a CDS encoding DEHA2F20922p (no similarity), with translation MPCMYFSGEESENIVNDDPANKSITINPTLYDNVRGDHERSMRVFLDAHLSKIRDESEEEPSEIMVPRGDASVSLGAKPIMSLLAYITNSLMMAEFREISGDEFKDSYLGPLDNAIKRSDVNFPLLERDYRYPAVRASHLYTECFNKSIIPSFSEIFYILCGTSNYFGESLMIRSHLDKKSVFKTNIAHVLHRGSFKDPQTPEICFAIGDYNQRNHGLALGLEDLRMTIKDSKQTLLETNRLEPSKSSPFFLDKEWSPRVFFALVLRKYLYQAFLCGTDRIFISDYQTFSGFFKYEIVNDKMTIDYYVIDDPETVANGITLKSAIAGFFYKDVEDALATKDRIAKCFGVTKEPTKQDPFENVLPRDESQSSGNFSGKGKKDPYKEDSDNDTYNGYACCRIMHNTPKRYPDLKLPPTVFTKLYYYSRQLWAEEGLTCFSIPDSHEYYDAFFNELEINEKLGKSQFASNFPKLFKSGYWNGLPDHPMHIFEYLGREIPMKEWDKHKVHKTIKLRLEELHSLGISHNDVRLANIHVSVSGKVSLIDFGLSDCTNNGEHKMNDLENLDYILGLNSSCDSSDTDNQVNQDSQKSDATLPYKAEKDYKKFLQSKF